The nucleotide sequence GCCCCTACTGCGAGGCCGAGCTCGCGCCGCCAGCGCAAGCCGTGCAGGGCGCTAGTCGCCGTCGCCAGCAGCGAACTCCCGCGGCGCGTACTCTGCGCAACGCTGACGCGCGCTCCGGTGGCAGCGTCGCCGATCGCCAGGCCGGTGCGCGTGTCGAAACGCCGCCGCAGGCACCCACTGCCTGACGCGCCGGCACAAGACTCCTCGCTCACTCCCTGACGGAAAGGAGAGCCAGTTGGAACGGACGCTGATCCTTGTCAAGCCCGACGCCTTCGCCCGCGGACTGACCGGCGAGATCATTGCTCGCTTCGAGCGCAAGGGACTGAAGATCGTCGCGATCAAGTCGATGCAGCTCGATCGCGAAACCGCCGAGCGGCACTACGCGGAGCACCGCGAGAAGCCGTTTTTCGGGGAGCTCGTTGACTTCATCACGAGCGGCCCGCTGGTGGCCTTGGTGCTCTCTGGGGAACGCGCGATCGAGGCCGCACGACAGGTGAT is from Thermoleophilum album and encodes:
- the ndk gene encoding nucleoside-diphosphate kinase; its protein translation is MERTLILVKPDAFARGLTGEIIARFERKGLKIVAIKSMQLDRETAERHYAEHREKPFFGELVDFITSGPLVALVLSGERAIEAARQVIGATDPLAAAPGSIRGDFALSVQNNLVHGSDSPESAEREVAIFFPELVGSAVA